The genomic segment TCCACTGTTGATTTCGCTGTTTATTATCATTCCTGTTTTGTTGCTTACCCATACCAGCTACGACAGCTATTTTGCCGGCAGTTCACTGCTCAACGATCTGTTACAGCCTGCCGTGGTAGCTCTGGCTTTCCCACTGTATGAGCAGTTGCATCAGATACGAGCACGCTGGAAATCAATCATTACTATCTGTCTGGTGGGTAGCCTGGTCGCCATGATTACCGGTACCGCTGCCGCCTTATTGCTTGGTGCTTCTCCGGAAATCGCCGCTTCGGTATTGCCCAAATCGGTCACGACACCCATTGCGATGGCGACTGCCGAATCTATTCACGGTATTCCAGCCATCAGCGCTATTTGTGTCATGTTTGTGGGAATATTTGGCGCAGTGTTTGGTCATCCGATACTCAATATGCTGAAAATAAAAACACCGTCCGCCAGAGGATTAGCGATTGGCTCAACCGCTCATGCCCTTGGAACTGCACGTTGCGCTGAAGAAGATTATCAGGAAGGTGCCTATAGCTCTTTAGCCCTGGTGATCTGCGGTATTATTACTTCTCTGGCAGCGCCTTTTGTCTTTCCCGTGTTAGTAAAACTGTTTGCCTGATTGATAAACCATAAATTAGGGGTATGGCCTGAAATTAGATTTCTTTTCCATACCCTTTTTCCTTCCTCAGATAATCACACTTATCCGCTAAATATTTTCCTAAATTACTAAAAACAATAGAAACAACGGGAATTGCTATTTCCCTCTTTTATTTACATTTTTTCACAGCTTAGGACGAACAAAAGGAAATTTTTCAGGTAGACTAACGGCCTAAGACCCGAAATCGCCAACTCATGATTAATGTCGTTTGGATCTCAATAATCAACAAAATATCTATATATTAGTAACATTGGTTGTACATTTGTGTTGAGTTTCCTAAAATCGGCGGACGATTACGGGTCGCAGTTGCCCGACTATCCTTTTACCTGATCTAAAAGAGCCAATTTCATGGAACTGGAACACGAAAGTAAACGTCCGTTATATATTCCCTATGCTGGTCCTGCCCTGCTTGAAACTCCACTGCTGAATAAAGGTAGCGCTTTCACTGAGGAAGAACGCAGTAACTTTAATCTCCACGGCCTGTTGCCTGAAGCAATTGAAACCATCGAAGAGCAAGCCGAGCGCGCCTATAAACAATTTTTAGGATTCAAAACGGATATCGATAAGCATATCTACTTGCGTAATATTCAGGATACTAACGAAACCCTGTTCTATCGCCTGATTGAAAATCACATGAGCGAAATGATGCCGGTGATTTACACCCCGACCGTTGGCGAGGCGTGTGAGCACTTCTCTGATATTTATCGTCGCCACCGTGGCCTGTTCATCTCCTATCCGAATAAAGACAATATTGATGACATGCTACAAAACGCCACCAAACAAAACGTTAAGGTGATTGTGGTAACCGACGGTGAACGTATTCTGGGCCTTGGGGATCAGGGCATCGGCGGTATGGGGATTCCTATCGGTAAACTTTCTCTTTACTGTGCCTGTGGCGGTATCAGCCCGGCCTATACCCTTCCGGTGGTGCTGGATGTGGGTACTAATAACCAACAGTGCCTGAACGATCCGCTGTATATGGGTTGGCGTCATCCGCGCATTACCGGTGATGAATATTTTGAATTTGTTGATGCCTTTATTTGTGCGGTAAAACGCCGCTGGCCAAACGTTCTGCTGCAGTTTGAAGACTTCGCACAGCAGACCGCTACGCCACTGCTTAACCGTTATCGTAATGAGCTTTGCTGCTTTAACGATGATATTCAGGGTACAGCTGCCGTGACGCTGGGCAGTTTAATTGCCGCCAGCCGCGCTGCCGGTAGCCAGATGAAAGATCAAACGGTGGTATTCCTGGGCGCCGGTTCTGCCGGTTGTGGTATCGCCGAACAGATTATTGCCCAAATGATCGCCGAGGGCTTAAGCGAAACGGAAGCCCGGGAACGGGTGTTTATGGTTGACCGCTTTGGTTTATTGACCGATAAGATGCCAAACCTGCTTGAGTTCCAATCTAAGCTGGTACAAAAACATGAGTTACTCAACCACTGGCATACCGAAAATGAAGCTATCTCACTGTTGGAAGTGGTACGTAATGCAAAACCAACGGTAATGATTGGTGTATCGGGTCAGGCAGGTCTGTTTACCGAAGAGATCATTCGTGAAATGCACAAACACTGTGCCCGACCGATTGTTCTGCCGCTGTCTAACCCTACTTCGCGGGTTGAAGGCCGCCCTGAAGATATTATCAACTGGACCGACGGTGCAGCATTAGTTGCCACCGGTAGTCCGTTTGCTCCGGTGATGTATAAAGAGAAAGTGTTCCCCATTGCCCAGTGTAATAACTCTTATATCTTCCCGGGAATCGGTCTTGGTGTGCTTGCAGCTAAAGCCAGTAGAGTTACTGACGGTATGTTGATGGCCGCCAGTCGCGCACTGGCTGACTGCTCTCCGCTGGCTAAACATGGCGAAGGTGCTCTGTTACCAGAAGTAGATGACATTCAGCAAGTTTCCCGCTATATCGCGCTGAAAGTAGCTAAAATGGCACAGCTGGAATCCGTTGCGGTTGTGACTTCTGATGAAGCCTTGCAGCAAGAAATCGATAATAACTTCTGGGATCCGCAGTATCGTCGGTATAAGCGAACTTCGTTCTGATATTATTGTTGTTTTAATAACGGCTCGATTCAGAGCCGTTATTTATTGAGGCGCTGTCTGACTTAATAAATTAGCTACTGAGGATATTCCGACCGTAAATATAATGTACTTATATCTACTCCGAGTACGGTCGGTAAACCATCAGTACTCGACTATAGAGTGCGTCGGGCCTAGTCAGCCTAGGGGCAGTTATGAAACACCTTACGGTGTTTCACCCTTCGGGCCAGCGCGAGCGCTGTTCAAACAGGCTTTGCCTGTTTGTCCGGCAGCTAAAGCTGCTACGACCCCAACGGCAGCCTCTCCCTCCGATTGACTATTTTTAGGTATAAATTATGAACTATCAGAATCTGAAACAGTGTTGAAAGAATGCTGTTTTGCTCACCCATTACGAATAATTTACTCATTGCTTAGCAATTTTTTAGTTTAAGCCATCTTGTTTTCGGTCTTGCCGTAAAGTAGCCTTGAGAGCTGCCGTTCATTTTAAAATGACCAACTATGAACCAACTATGATATTGAAACGATTGATATATAGCCTGTTAGTGTTGCTGGCGTTAATGCTATGCACCGCTCTGCTGCTCGATCGCTGGATTAGTTGGCGAACTGCCCCTTATGTGTACGAAAACATTGAAGAGTTACCCGCAAGTCACGTTGGCGTAGTATTGGGCACCTCCAAATATGTACGTACTGGCGTTATCAATCAGTACTATAAGTTTCGCATTCAGGGCGCCGTTAATCTGTATAACAGCAATAAAATCAGCTATCTGTTACTCAGTGGTGATAATGCTCAGCTAAACTATAACGAGCCTATTACCATGCGTAAGGATTTTATCCAGGCGGGTGTTCCAGCCTCTGATATCGTACTCGACTATGCCGGCTTCCGAACGCTGGACTCGATTATCCGCACACGTAAAGTATTTGGTGCCAACGAATTCACCATCATCACTCAACGCTTTCACTGTGAGCGTGCTTTGTTTATCGCTTTGCATAGCGGTATTAAGGCCCAGTGTTATGCGGTTCCTTCACCTAAAAATATGTTTATGGTACGGGCGCGTGAAGTGGTAGCCAGACTTGGCGCTCTGACCGATCTCTATATTCTGAAGCGGGAACCTCGTTTCCTTGGTCCCATGGTGCCAATCCCTACTCCATATAGTCTGGAAGGCGATGTGCAGGACTATCCGGCGGTATCACCGGAACAGCTGCTTGAACTGGAAGATTTAAGTACGGTACCGCCGTTGCGAAATGCCAGGGCCTCGGGTCATTAAATAACTGGCTTCTGAATCAGGACATTTTCCGTTGCGGATAAAACATTCTCTTCAATTCATCACTCCGTAGCCACTAAGCTCGTCAGCCGTCGCCATAACCACTCTACCGGCCCCTGTTTGAAGTACTTCAGCCATAACAATGAAAACAGAATATTCACACACCAGATAGCCGGTACCATTGCCAATAGCTGTAAACGATCAAAATGATTAAACCCACCATAGTGATAAAAAAACGTAGTACAGATCAGCGTTTGTAGCAGATAGTTACTCAACGTCATACGCCCTACTTGCGATAAAACAGCATTGGCTTTTGACCAGTTAATTGACTGCCCGTAACCATACCATAACGCCAGATAGGCAATTCCCTGCAACGTCGCGGCAATTTCTTTAGGGACCTGAAGATAATATCCGGCAATAACAAAATCCCACCCGGTCCACCACTGCATCAACATGGCGGGAATATGTATTAGCAGCGAAATCGCAAACAGAAGCCATCCCTGACGGCGATAGTCGGTTAATGGGGCCTTGCCCAATAACCAACCGCTATGAAGCAACCCAGCGCCAATGAGCATTAATCCAGCCAATTCCCAGCCATACTGAAGAATCACCGAAAGTTGAATCATTAATGTCATCTTCAGGCGTTCAGCATGAGCCAGCTCGCCGCCGGTCAGCTTCCATGCCGTTTCATAGGCCAGAGTTCTGGCTGAGGGGGTCCAGTCTTCGCTGAATCCACTACCGGATAGCGAACCCAGCCATAGCATGATTGCCAATCCAATAAAATACAGCAGAATACCGGTACGCATCAGGCTACGGGATGTGGAGGTGGTACGAATGATAATCATGCTGCCAAGCCCGACCAGACCATAAGTCAGCAGAATATCACCATCCCAAAAGTAAACGCTGTGGCAAAAACCAAGCAAAGCCAGCCAAAACAGACGCGAAGCATTCCATCCGGCGCTGCGTTTACTCAACAACTGCAAGCCTGCACCAAACAGCATGGCAAACATCGCCAGAAAGGTGCCCTGCACAAACGTGCTAAGTAGCGACCAGACCAAACCGTCGCTGAAAGATGGCATACCGATATAGGCAGGATTCATATAGGCCGATTTAGGTAAACCAAACCCGCCAATATTCATTACCAGAATACCTAACAGCGCTAGCCCACGGGCGCTATCCAGTTGTTCAAAACGGCGGGAAGGCATTAATGCCTTCCCGTTATTCTGTACTGACAGGTTTTCATCGTGCTGCACAGGTAAATGCAGAATCAGATATGGTGTGGGGAGTGGCGTACTGCCCGGAGAAATTCCTGACGGGTACTTGGATTACTTTTAAAGATACCACCGATTGAAGTGGTACTGGTGGAGCTGGTGGCATCACACACACCGCGGGATTTCACGCAGTAGTGGATAGCATCAATAGATACCGCAACGTTGGTGGTTCCCAGCAAGGTTTGTAACGCCAGCAGAATTTGCTGCGTTAAACGCTCCTGCACCTGTGGGCGCTGGGAGAAGAACTGAACGATACGGTTAATTTTGGACAGGCCAATTACGTAATCTTTCGGAATGTAAGCGACTGTCGCCTTACCATCGATAGTAACAAAATGGTGTTCACAAGTGCTGGTCAGAGTGATATCCCGAACCGTCACCATTTCATCCACTTTCATTTTGTTTTCAATTAAGGTGATTTTAGGGAAGTTTGCGTAATCCAGACCGGAGAAAATCTCATCCACATACATTTTCGCAATACGCTTTGGCGTTTCGGCCAGGCTGTCATCGGACAAATCCAGATTGAGCAACTGCATAATCGACGTCATATGCTCTTCAATTTTCTGTTTGCGCGTAGTGGCATCCACAGGTTGACCACGTAGCGGGGTCTCCAGTCCTCTGGCTTCTAATGCTGCATGAACTAACATCGCTTCTTTACTCAGGGATGACATCGTCTCTCTCCAAACTCTCTATGGCAATATCTTTGATAAGGATCACACCTTAAGCCTGACACTGTAATTTAGCCGACGAGGTTTATCCAGCACTCTGTAGAAATATTGTTAAATAAACAGATGTTTTAAGCAGAAAGTCAGCTTGAAATTTGAATGATTTCTGATGAGGTGCACCAGCCGCCTAAAATATTTCCCAATGGAATCCACATCTCAACAAATTGTGAGATGACCGTTGTTCGGGCATAATAAGCCGATATTTTCTATATCCTCACCCCAAACCTTACGGGTTTGTAACGGAGCCGTCAGATGGACTGTTGTTCAACTTCTTCTTCACTTCTTACGCTGAGTCAGGCTTTAGATAAATTACTTTCTCAGGTTGAACCGGTTGGCCAAACCGAGCAAATCAATTTAACTCAGGCAGCCGATCGTATTACCGCACAAGCAATAACCTCACCGCTGAACGTACCACCATTCGATAATTCGGCCATGGATGGTTATGCCGTCCGCCGCAGCGAAGTTACCGAATCTGCCGTTCTGCCCGTTGCAGGTAAAGCTTTTGCCGGTCAGCCGTTTCATGGTGAATGGCCCACGGGCAGCTGTGTTCGTATTATGACCGGAGCACCCATTCCTGCTGGTACTGATGCCGTGATCATGCAGGAACAGACTGAAGTGCAGGAAAACGGCGTGCGTTTTACCGCAATGCCAAAAGCTGGCCAGAACATTCGGTTAGCCGGTGAAGATATTCGTCAGGGCGCAGAGGTCCTCCCTGTCGGTTCAAAACTGGGTGTAGCTCAGCTTCCGCTTTTAGCCTCTCT from the Limnobaculum zhutongyuii genome contains:
- a CDS encoding NAD-dependent malic enzyme, with amino-acid sequence MELEHESKRPLYIPYAGPALLETPLLNKGSAFTEEERSNFNLHGLLPEAIETIEEQAERAYKQFLGFKTDIDKHIYLRNIQDTNETLFYRLIENHMSEMMPVIYTPTVGEACEHFSDIYRRHRGLFISYPNKDNIDDMLQNATKQNVKVIVVTDGERILGLGDQGIGGMGIPIGKLSLYCACGGISPAYTLPVVLDVGTNNQQCLNDPLYMGWRHPRITGDEYFEFVDAFICAVKRRWPNVLLQFEDFAQQTATPLLNRYRNELCCFNDDIQGTAAVTLGSLIAASRAAGSQMKDQTVVFLGAGSAGCGIAEQIIAQMIAEGLSETEARERVFMVDRFGLLTDKMPNLLEFQSKLVQKHELLNHWHTENEAISLLEVVRNAKPTVMIGVSGQAGLFTEEIIREMHKHCARPIVLPLSNPTSRVEGRPEDIINWTDGAALVATGSPFAPVMYKEKVFPIAQCNNSYIFPGIGLGVLAAKASRVTDGMLMAASRALADCSPLAKHGEGALLPEVDDIQQVSRYIALKVAKMAQLESVAVVTSDEALQQEIDNNFWDPQYRRYKRTSF
- the folE gene encoding GTP cyclohydrolase I FolE; this translates as MSSLSKEAMLVHAALEARGLETPLRGQPVDATTRKQKIEEHMTSIMQLLNLDLSDDSLAETPKRIAKMYVDEIFSGLDYANFPKITLIENKMKVDEMVTVRDITLTSTCEHHFVTIDGKATVAYIPKDYVIGLSKINRIVQFFSQRPQVQERLTQQILLALQTLLGTTNVAVSIDAIHYCVKSRGVCDATSSTSTTSIGGIFKSNPSTRQEFLRAVRHSPHHI
- a CDS encoding CidB/LrgB family autolysis modulator — encoded protein: MWWAIPLTLVAFYGARQLAIKLKQPLLNPLLISLFIIIPVLLLTHTSYDSYFAGSSLLNDLLQPAVVALAFPLYEQLHQIRARWKSIITICLVGSLVAMITGTAAALLLGASPEIAASVLPKSVTTPIAMATAESIHGIPAISAICVMFVGIFGAVFGHPILNMLKIKTPSARGLAIGSTAHALGTARCAEEDYQEGAYSSLALVICGIITSLAAPFVFPVLVKLFA
- the sanA gene encoding outer membrane permeability protein SanA: MLKRLIYSLLVLLALMLCTALLLDRWISWRTAPYVYENIEELPASHVGVVLGTSKYVRTGVINQYYKFRIQGAVNLYNSNKISYLLLSGDNAQLNYNEPITMRKDFIQAGVPASDIVLDYAGFRTLDSIIRTRKVFGANEFTIITQRFHCERALFIALHSGIKAQCYAVPSPKNMFMVRAREVVARLGALTDLYILKREPRFLGPMVPIPTPYSLEGDVQDYPAVSPEQLLELEDLSTVPPLRNARASGH
- the yeiB gene encoding DUF418 domain-containing protein YeiB → MPSRRFEQLDSARGLALLGILVMNIGGFGLPKSAYMNPAYIGMPSFSDGLVWSLLSTFVQGTFLAMFAMLFGAGLQLLSKRSAGWNASRLFWLALLGFCHSVYFWDGDILLTYGLVGLGSMIIIRTTSTSRSLMRTGILLYFIGLAIMLWLGSLSGSGFSEDWTPSARTLAYETAWKLTGGELAHAERLKMTLMIQLSVILQYGWELAGLMLIGAGLLHSGWLLGKAPLTDYRRQGWLLFAISLLIHIPAMLMQWWTGWDFVIAGYYLQVPKEIAATLQGIAYLALWYGYGQSINWSKANAVLSQVGRMTLSNYLLQTLICTTFFYHYGGFNHFDRLQLLAMVPAIWCVNILFSLLWLKYFKQGPVEWLWRRLTSLVATE